The following is a genomic window from Candidatus Neomarinimicrobiota bacterium.
TGTGCAGACAGCACAGAAAAAGCACATAGTAAAAGAATTATTTTAGTTTTCATAATGCTCCTCAAAAATTGGGTCCGCGTAGATGCGTCGCCGTTATTCTTTTCGTTAAGTAATTATAGGCATCATCCACCGTATCACAAATTTGGAACAAGTCCAGATCGGATCGAGAGATGACACCTTTATCTGCGAGAAATTCCCAGTTCACCACATTATTCCAAAAGTGACTATCAAATAGAACAATAGGAATCTGCTTCCGTAGTTTTTGGGTTTGAATGAGGGTGAGTACCTCCATCACTTCATCCAAAGTACCAAACCCACCGGGCCAAACCACCATGGCTTTAGCCAAGTAAAGGAACCAAAACTTACGCATAAAAAAGTAATGAAAGTTGATTTCCAAATCATCAGAAATCCATTCATTCCCCGATGTCTCAAAGGGTAGGGAGATGGATAATCCAACTGCCAGTCCGTTGGCTTCAGTGGCGCCACGATTGGCTGCTTCCATTATTCCCGGCCCACCGCCGGATGTGACGATAAAGCGTTTTTTCTTATGCTTGAGTCCTTTGCTCCATTTCGTCATTTTATATGATAATTCTCGGGCCGATTCATAATATCGGCTCATTTCCAGATTCGTTTCTAAAACGGTTCGTTCATCCTTGGATAGATTTTTTGGTGCTTCGGCCAATGCAGCTTTTGCGTCTTCTGCTGATTTCAATCTTGCTGAACCGAAGAATACAATAGTATCCTGGATTTTGTTTCGTTTGAATCGTTGGAGAGGGCCATAGTACTCAGACAATAGTCGGACAGATCGTCCTTCTGGACTGCCTAAAAATTCCTTGTTATAATAAAAACGGTCTTTATTCTCTTTATTCATCTTTCACACTCCTAGTGTTTATGCTTTATTCTTTTTATTAGTGGGGAAGTTAG
Proteins encoded in this region:
- a CDS encoding TIGR00730 family Rossman fold protein, giving the protein MNKENKDRFYYNKEFLGSPEGRSVRLLSEYYGPLQRFKRNKIQDTIVFFGSARLKSAEDAKAALAEAPKNLSKDERTVLETNLEMSRYYESARELSYKMTKWSKGLKHKKKRFIVTSGGGPGIMEAANRGATEANGLAVGLSISLPFETSGNEWISDDLEINFHYFFMRKFWFLYLAKAMVVWPGGFGTLDEVMEVLTLIQTQKLRKQIPIVLFDSHFWNNVVNWEFLADKGVISRSDLDLFQICDTVDDAYNYLTKRITATHLRGPNF